From Argopecten irradians isolate NY chromosome 2, Ai_NY, whole genome shotgun sequence, the proteins below share one genomic window:
- the LOC138314139 gene encoding beta-crystallin B2-like, with protein sequence MSAHNAVTPLITIYEEPDRKGILKNVSGPLYNLDFSGLKKVSSVTVTCGVWVLYKEQNFGGNIYVVWEGQTVNLSEFCTSSLKPIEVEFTEKPEMTVYTGSSFTGQQRTFKNADANLVGTPFQDTIISVTVRSGAWIAYRDANYEGPQYLFTRGAFNGTSSEGHFQNNAISSLKPIALDS encoded by the exons ATGAGTGCTCATAATGCTGTTACACCCTTA ATAACCATCTACGAGGAGCCTGATCGTAAAGGTATCCTGAAGAATGTTTCCGGACCTCTGTATAATTTGGACTTCTCTGGGCTCAAAAAGGTTTCTTCCGTCACTGTTACTTGCGGGGT aTGGGTGCTTTACAAGGAGCAAAATTTTGGTGGAAATATCTATGTGGTTTGGGAGGGACAAACTGTAAATCTATCCGAGTTTTGTACGTCATCTCTCAAACCAATCGAAGTG GAATTCACAGAAAAGCCAGAGATGACTGTCTACACTGGGTCGTCCTTTACTGGACAACAGAGAACATTTAAGAATGCTGACGCAAACCTCGTTGGAACTCCCTTTCAGGATACCATCATTTCTGTGACCGTCAGGAGCGGAGC CTGGATAGCCTACCGTGACGCCAATTACGAAGGACCCCAGTACCTGTTCACCAGAGGAGCTTTCAACGGAACGTCGTCTGAGGGTCACTTCCAGAACAACGCCATATCATCCCTGAAGCCTATTGCTCTTGATAGCTAA